Below is a window of Cytobacillus firmus DNA.
GGTGCAGGTGTGGGGAGAGAGGCGCAGGAAGTGATTGATGCAGAAGGATTGCTGATTGCTCCAGGTTTTATAGACCTGCACGTCCACTTGCGTGAACCAGGCGGTGAAAAGAAAGAAACAATCGAAACTGGCACAAGAGCAGCTGCTAAAGGCGGTTTCACAACGGTTGCTGCGATGCCGAATACCCGGCCGGTACCTGATACAAAAGAACAGCTTGAAAAATTGAACAGCCGTATTGATGAGACTGCGGCGGTCAAGGTTCTGCCTTATGCATCGATTACAATCCGTGAGCTTGGCCAGGAATTAACCGATTTTAAAGCTTTGAAGGAAGCTGGGGCGTTTGCTTTTACAGATGATGGAGTAGGGGTGCAATCAGCAGCCATGATGCTTGAGGCAATGAGGAATGCCGCAGATCTTAACATGCCTATTGTTGCCCACTGCGAAGAAAATACCCTCATTAACAAAGGCTCCGTACATGATGGAGTTTTTGCTAAAGAGAACGGTTTAAATGGTATTCCTTCTGTCTGTGAATCAGTGCAAATCGCAAGGGACGTTCTTCTTGCAGAAGCTGCCGGCTGCCATTATCATGTCTGCCACATCAGCACGAAAGAGTCTGTCAGGGTGGTAAGAGATGCAAAGCGTGCAGGCATCAAGGTAACAGCCGAGGTGACACCTCATCACCTCCTTCTATGTGAAGAAGATATCCCGGGTCTGGATGCTAACTTTAAAATGAATCCTCCATTAAGAGGAGCAGATGACAGAGCTGCCTTAATCGAAGGATTGCAGGATGGCACAATAGATTTTATTGCCACCGACCATGCACCACATACAGCAGCAGAAAAAGAAGAGGGGATGGAACTGGCGCCTTTCGGGATTGTCGGACTTGAAACTGCCTTTCCGCTTCTTTACACCCACTTCGTTGAGAAGGGGATATTCACTCTAAAGCAGCTGATTGATTACTTAACAATCAAGCCAGCAGAGGCATTCGGCATTCAATCAGGGAAATTGGAAGCTGGTGAAATAGCAGATCTTGTCCTGCTTGACCTGAACCGTCAGGAAAAGATTGATCCAGCTCAGTTCTTATCAAAAGGGAAAAACACGCCATTTACCGGCTGGGATTGTAAAGGCTGGCCGGCAGTGACAATAGCAGGCGGAAAAATTGTTTGGGACAGAGGGAGTGTAAAAGCATGAAAAAACAGCTGATTCTGGAAGACGGAACAATTTTTATTGGAAAGGGATTCGGAAGTGATACGAATTCAATTGGAGAAGTAGTATTCAATACAGGAATGACGGGTTATCAGGAAATCCTGTCTGACCCATCCTACTGCGGCCAAATCGTAACCTTGACATACCCTTTAATCGGAAATTATGGGATAAACAGAGACGATTTTGAATCGATCTCCCCGGCAATCTCCGGTTTCATTGTGAAAGAAGCGTGCGAGTTTCCTTCAAACTGGAGAAATGAACAATCGATTGAAGAATATTTTAAGATGAAAAACATCCCTGGAATTGCTGGCATAGATACCAGGAAATTAACAAGAATTATCAGGCAGCATGGTACGCTGAAAGGTGCTATTTGCAGCATAAGTGAAAACCCGGAAGTAATCATTGAAAAACTGCGGGCAACCAAGCTGCGAAACGATCAGGTTAAGCAAGTGTCAACTAAGACACCTTATCCAAGCCCTAGCCGCGGCAGAAGGGTAGTCCTTGTAGATTTCGGCATGAAACACGGGATCTTAAGAGAACTGAACAAACGGGATTGTGATGTGATTGTTGTGCCTTATAATACACCAGCTGAAGAAATACTCAGCATGAGCCCGGATGGAGTTATGCTTTCAAATGGCCCTGGAGACCCGAAAGATGTTCCGGAAGCCATCACAATGATTAAAGGACTGCTGGGAAAAGTACCGATTTTCGGAATTTGTCTGGGACATCAGCTTTTTGCCCTTGCTTGCGGTGCCAATACAGAAAAACTGAAATTCGGCCATCGCGGTTCAAACCATCCGGTGAAAGATCTGCAAACCGGAAAAGTCGCTTTAACATCTCAAAACCATGGATACTCAGTAGAAGAAAATTCAATTACTGGTACGCCGCTTGAAGTAACACATATCGCCTTAAACGATGGAACAATTGAAGGCTTAAAGCATAAAGAAGTCCCTGCATTCACTGTTCAATATCATCCTGAAGCTTCACCGGGACCCGAGGATGCAAACGGATTATTTGAACAATTCTTGCAAATGATTGAATCACATAAAGAGGAAGGTGCTGCAGCATGCCAAAGCGTACAGATATAAAAAGTATTTTAGTAATCGGATCAGGACCAATTGTCATCGGGCAGGCAGCAGAGTTTGATTATGCCGGAACACAGGCCTGCATTGCTTTGAAAGAGGAAGGCTACCGCGTAATTCTTGTAAACTCAAATCCTGCCACTATTATGACAGATACCGAGATTGCTGACGCGGTATATATAGAGCCGCTTACGCTGGAATTCGTCAGCCGCATTATCCGGAAAGAACGTCCTGATGCGCTCGTTCCAACTCTTGGGGGACAGACGGGATTAAACCTGGCAGTAGAGCTTGCTGAATCAGGTGTTTTGGAAGAATGCGGGGTTGAAATCCTCGGTACAAAATTATCTGCTATCCAAAAGGCGGAAGACCGGGACCTTTTTAGAAACTTGATGAATGAACTTGGCGAACCAGTGCCTGAAAGTGAAATTATTCATAACCTGGATGAGGCATATGAGTTTGTAAACAGGATTGGCTATCCGGTCATTGTGCGCCCTGCTTTCACATTGGGGGGAACAGGCGGGGGCATCTGCCACGATGAAGAAGATCTGATTGAAATTGTGACTAGCGGCTTAAAGAACAGCCCTGTTACACAGTGTTTGCTTGAAAAGAGCATTGCGGGCTTTAAGGAAATTGAGTATGAAGTGATGCGGGATTCCAATGACAATGCGATTGTTGTCTGCAATATGGAAAACTTTGACCCGGTAGGGGTTCATACGGGAGATTCAATCGTTGTAGCGCCAAGCCAAACTTTGAGTGATCGTGAATATCAGCTGCTGAGAAACACTTCATTAAAAATTATCCGCGCCCTCGAGATTGAAGGAGGATGCAATGTGCAGCTGGCGCTTGATCCGGATAGCTTCAATTATTACATTATCGAAGTCAACCCGCGTGTAAGCCGCTCATCTGCGCTGGCTTCAAAGGCGACAGGTTATCCGATTGCCAAACTGGCAGCCAAGATAGCGGTAGGGCTGACACTTGATGAAATGATGAATCCTGTGACAGGAAAAACATATGCCTGCTTTGAACCGGCATTGGATTATATTGTCTCAAAAATTCCGCGCTGGCCGTTTGATAAGTTTGAATCTGCAAACCGTTCGCTTGGCACCCAAATGAAGGCTACAGGAGAAGTAATGGCAATAGGACGGACATTTGAAGAATCTCTCCTGAAAGCAGTACGTTCACTTGAAGCAAACATTTATCATCTTGAGCTGAAGGATGCCGGCCAAATTTCTGATGAATTGATCGAAAAGCGAATCCGTAAAGCTGGAGATGAACGTCTGTTTTATATCGGTGAAGCCATCAGAAGGGGAGTCACTATCGAGACGATCCATGAATGGAGCAAAATTGATTTATTCTTCCTTTATAAGATTAAGAAAATCATAGATTTTGAGAATGTACTAACTGAAAATCCTTTTGACCCTGAAACAGGGAAAGCTGCAAAGGAAATGGGCTTTGCCGATCTGGTAATTGCCAGGCTGTGGGATTCAAATGAGTTGGAAGTATACAGCTGGAGAAAAGAACATGCGATTAAACCGGTTTATAAAATGGTTGATACATGTGCAGCGGAATTTGAATCGGAAACTCCGTATTTCTATGGAACTTATGAAGATGAGAACGAATCGGAAGTATCCGGCCGCAAAAGTGTTGTGGTTCTGGGCTCAGGACCAATCCGGATCGGGCAGGGAGTGGAGTTTGATTATTCAACTGTTCACGCGGTATGGGCCATTAAGGAAGCAGGATATGAAGCAATCATCATTAATAATAATCCTGAAACAGTCTCTACTGACTTTAGCATCTCCGATAAGCTCTATTTTGAGCCGCTAACGATTGAAGATGTCATGCACATTATCGATCTTGAGAAACCGGAAGGGGTAGTTGTGCAATTTGGCGGACAAACGGCTATTAATCTTGCAGCAGATCTGGTTGAAAGAGGCGTGAAAATTCTGGGAACTTCGCTTGAAAGCTTAGACCGGGCAGAAGACCGGGATAAATTTGAGCAAGCTCTTGCTGAGCTTGGCATCCCGATGCCTAAAGGAAAGACTGCCCTGTCAGTGGAGCAGGCAGTAGCAATTGCCGGTGAAATCGGATATCCAGTAGTCGTCCGACCATCATATGTACTTGGCGGAAGAGCCATGGAGATCGTTTATAAAGAAGATGAGCTACTATATTATATGGAAAATGCTGTAAAAGTAAACCCGGAGCATCCAGTATTAATTGACCGATATTTGACTGGGAAGGAAATTGAAGTGGACGCTATCTCGGATGGTGAAAATGTGCTTATTCCAGGCATCATGGAGCATATAGAAAGAGCTGGAGTACACTCAGGAGATTCCATTGCAGTCTATCCTCCGCAAAATATATCAGAAGCAATCAAAAACAAGCTTGTTGAGTACACGGAGAAGATGGCCAAAGGCCTTGGCATTATAGGTCTGCTAAATATCCAGTATGTAGTGGCTAAAGGGGAAGTATATGTCCTGGAAGTCAACCCGCGTTCAAGCCGGACAGTTCCGTTCTTGAGCAAGATTACAAATGTGCCAATGGCTAAAATCGCCACAAAGGTTATCATGGGCCAAACTCTTGCTCAGCAGGGCTTTGGATCCGGCCTTGTTCCGGAGAGAAAAGGCGTGTTCGTAAAAGTGCCGGTGTTCTCTTTCGCGAAATTAAGAAGAGTAGACATCACTTTAGGGCCTGAAATGAAGTCAACAGGTGAAGTTATGGGGAAAGATTCCACACTTGAAAAAGCCCTTTATAAAGGCCTTGTTGCTTCCGGCATGAAAATCCAGCCGTTTGGAACTGTACTAATGACTGTCGCCGACAAGGATAAGGAAGAAGCTCTGCAGCTGGCAAAAAGATTTGTATCCATCGGCTACAGACTAATGGCGACAAGCGGAACGGCTTTATTCCTGAAAACTGAAGGCATCCCTGTAAAAGTAACTGGGAAAATCGGCTCAGAAGGGCCTAACCTTCTGGATGTCATAAAAAATGGCGAAGCGCAATTTGTTATTAACACTTTAACAAAAGGAAAACAGCCTGCCAGAGATGGCTTCCGCATCCGCCGTGAATCAGTGGAAAATGGCGTGCCATGCCTAACTTCACTTGATACGGCAGAAGCAATCCTTCAAGTAATCGAATCAATGAATTTTTCAGCAGACGCGATGGATAAGCCAGAAGAAGTCCGGGAGGCGGTTTTATCTTGATCAGACAGGAACAATGTAAAGTAATATCACAAATTAAACTGGCCGAAAACATTTACGAGCTCACCCTTCAAGGTGAGCTTGTTCATGAAATGAAAGAGCCCGGGCAATTTGTCCATTTGAAAATATCGGAGGGCTATGATCCAATGCTGAGAAGGCCAATCAGCATTGCAGAAATTTCACCTGATGAAAGCCAGTTTAAAATGATTTACCGTGCTGAAGGCAGAGGAACGGCATTGCTTTCAGAAAAAAAACCTGGTGATTACACTGATGTACTGGGACCACTTGGAAATGGGTTTCCGATCAGTGAAGCTGGCCGGGGAGAGACGGCACTTCTTGTAGGGGGAGGAATCGGAGTCCCCCCTTTATATGAACTGTCCAATCAGCTTTTAAACCGTGGCGTTAAGGTGATCCACGTCCTGGGTTTTCAATCAGCGGGCGCAGTATTTTATGAGGAAAAGTTTTCCCGGCTGGGCGAGACCTACCTGGCTACAGTTGATGGAAGCGCAGGAATGAAGGGTTTTGTTACAGATGTTATTAATCGGCTGAATATTGATTTTGATGTTTTATATTCCTGCGGCCCGACGCCGATGCTGAAGGCGCTTGAAAATCAATTCCCTCATAAAAAGGTATTCCTGTCATTGGAAGAACGAATGGGATGCGGCATCGGGGCATGCTTTGCATGTGTCTGCCATACAGGGGATGACCCGGAAGGTTACAGTTATAAAAAAGTCTGCAGTGACGGACCGGTCTTTAAAGCAGGGGAGGTAGTTCTATGAATTCATTAAACGTCAGTCTGCCTGGGCTGGAATTGAAAAATCCAATCATGCCTGCATCCGGATGCTTTGGCTTCGGCAGGGAATTCAGCCAGCTGTATGATTTGAGCCAATTGGGCGCAATCATGATAAAGGCGACGACTTTAGAGCCCCGATTTGGAAATCCAACACCAAGAGTGGCTGAGACATCTGCAGGGATGTTAAATGCAATTGGTCTGCAGAATCCCGGCCTGGAAAAAGTGGTAAATGAAGAACTGGCATGGCTTGAACAATACGATGTACCGATCATTGCCAATGTAGCCGGTTCGCAGGAAGAGGATTATATTGCGGTTGCCAGGAAAATTTCTGCAAGTCCGAATGTACATGCACTTGAACTCAACATCTCATGCCCGAATGTGAAAACAGGCGGAATTGCATTTGGCACTATTCCGGAAATTGCAAAAAATCTAACGAAAAAAGTAAAAGAGGTTTCTGAAGTACCTGTCTATGTGAAGCTTTCGCCAAATGTCACAAATATTGTAGAAATGGCTAAAGCAGCAGAAGATGGCGGAGCGGACGGTTTAACAATGATCAACACGCTTGTTGGCATGAGAATCGATCTAAAAACCGGCAATCCGATTTTGGCAAATAAATCAGGCGGACTTTCAGGGCCAGCCATCAAGCCAGTCGCACTCCGGATGATATATGAAGTGAGCCAGCAGGTATCCCTTCCGATCATCGGCATGGGAGGAATTGAATCTGCAGAGGATGTCATCGAATACTTCTACGCAGGTGCAAGTGCAGTAGCGGTTGGGACAGCTAACTTTGTAGATCCCTTTGTGTGTCCTAAAATTATCGGTGAGCTGCCAGAACTTATTAAGAAGCTCGGGTATGAACATATTAGCGAATGCACAGGAAGGAGCTGGAAGAAACATGAAAAAAAAGCCGCTCATTATTGCTCTTGATTTTCCAGGAAAAAAGGAAGTTCATCATTTTCTGCAGGGCTTTGAAAATGAAAAGTTATTTCTAAAGGTCGGCATGGAGCTATTTTACCAGGAGGGACCTTCCATTGTTCACGATTTAAAGGAACAAGGGCACGATATTTTCCTTGATCTCAAGCTTCATGATATTCCGAATACTGTAAAAAGTGCAATGAAGCGTCTTGCCGGGCTTGGCTGCGATATGGTAAATGTGCATGCCGCAGGAGGAAAAGCCATGATGGAAGCAGCATGTGAAGGACTTGAAGCAGGAAGCACTGGGAAAAGGCCATCTTGTATTGCTGTGACGCAGCTGACAAGCACATCCGAACAGCAAATGAAATCAGACCAATTAATCGCTGTTTCTTTAAATGAGTCTGTTCTTCATTATGCCAATCTTGCCAAAGAAGCAGGACTTGATGGTGTAGTATGTTCAAGCTTTGAGGCGAGGGAGATAGGATTGCAAATAGGTTCTTCTTTTTTGACTGTAACACCGGGAATACGCCTGTCCTCTGACGATGATGGAGACCAGAAGAGAGTGGCCACACCTGAGTTCGCAAGAAAAGAAGGGGCTTCTGCCATTGTGGTGGGAAGGTCGATTACCAGAGCGGAAAATCCATTCGAAAAGTATATTCAATGCAAGCAATCCTGGGAGGGTGTTCTGAATGAAGCATAAAATAGCAGAAAAATTACTGGATATAAAGGCTGTAGCACTAAACCCAAACGATCCGTTTACATGGTCCTCAGGACTTCGTTCCCCCATTTATTGCGATAACCGTTTGACACTGTCTTTTCCTGAAGTCAGAAAAGAAATTGCTGCCGGCCTTCAGGCTATCATTTTAGATAAATTTCCTGAAGCAGAACTAATTGCAGGGACAGCCACAGCGGGCATTCCGCATGCAGCCTGGGTCAGTGACAATATGGAACTGCCAATGTGCTATGTCCGCTCCAAGGCCAAGGGCCATGGAAAAGGAAAGCAAATTGAAGGCAAAGCTGATAAAGGCCAGAAGGTTGTTGTTGTTGAAGATTTGATCTCAACAGGTGGAAGTGCCATTACTGCTGTCAAGGCTTTAAGAGAAGCAGGCTGTGAAGTGCTGGGTGTGGCGGCGATCTTCACATACCAGCTTCAAAAAGGAAAAGAAATGCTGGCCGAAGAACACATCGAAGCATATACTCTGACTGATATTGAAGCTCTGACAGAAGTAGCTGTTGAAAAGGGCTATATCCAGGAAGAAGATATGAATAAGCTGATTGAATGGCGAAAAGACCCAGCTGAGTGGGGAAAAGCAATTCAGTTTTAGTCAATGAAAAAAGCAAGCATTGGAGCTTGCTTTTTCATTTCTTTACAGATTTTGTTTTAAGGACAGAACCGTTTCTTCATCAGGTGTAACGTAAACTGTCTGCTGATTGTCATATATGACAAATCCGGGTTTGGCACCGCTTGGTTTTTTCACATGCCTGACTTGGGTGAAGTCAACAGGTACGGAACTTGAATTGCGTGCTTTGCTGAAGTAAGCAGCGAGTGATGCAGCTTCAAGAATGGTGTTTTCTGCTGGTTCCTTGCTTCGGATTACTACATGTGAACCGGGAATATCCTTTGTATGCAGCCAGATTTCATCCCTTGCAGCTAATTTGTTCGTTAAATAATCATTTTGCTTATTGTTTTTCCCGACTAGTATTTCCGTTCCGTCCGTGGCAGCATAGCGGTCAAGAACAGGCTTAAGATTCTGCTGTTTCTTGTTTCCCCGTTTCTGCCTTTCGCGAATATAACCGCCTTCAGTAAGCTCTTCTCTTATTTCGGCAATGTCTCTTGTAGATGCAGTTTCTACTTGCTGAAGAAGAGACTCGAAGTATGCTGCTTCCTCTTCTGCTTTCTTGATTTGCTCTTTTACTGCAATTACGGCATTTTTTGCTTTTTGATATCTTGTAAAATATTTTTGTGCATTCTCGGAAGGAGTCTTCTGAGGATCCAATGGAATGATAACTGAAGCGCCATTTTCATCGTAATAATTGATGACTTCGGTTTCCTTCATTCCCTTCTGAATAGCATAAATATTGGCCGTGATCAATTCCCCATATAATTGATGTTTATCGGCATTTTCTGCTTCATGAAGGGTTCTTTTCAACTTCTCAATTTTCTTCTCATTCTTTTCTTTCTCATTTATTATAAACCGTTCAAGATCATTGGATTGCTGTTTGACACGGTCTCTTTCGGCTTTGCCGAAATAAAAGCGGTCCAGCATTTCACTCAGGGAATTAAACTCCCTGCATTCCCCTTTTATATGCTGGAGGGGCAATAAATAAAAGCTTTCTTTATGTTCCCCTTCTGTAATGGCAGGCCTTATTGTATGGTCTTTCAGCAAGTCAATAAAATGCTGGAAACTTTTAGGGACAGTTGTCCTGTTAACAAGACCTGCATGGTGCATCACTTCTTTGGCAAAAAGCGGTGAGATTCCGGCGAATCCCGCCACAAGCTGTTTATCAACTTTCCCGCTGTTAAAATCAATCTTGCGCAGTATAGCTTCTTCATCCGCCTCGAAGGGATTCAGTTTATCCTGAGATGGAGGGAGTATGTACTCCTGTCCGGGCAAAATTGCACGATGGCTATTAACGGCATAAGAAACGTGCTTGATGCTGTCGAGAATGATATTTCGGGATTTATCTACCAGCGTAATATTGCTGTGCCTGCCCATAATCTCAACAATCAGCTGTTTATAGGATGTATCGCCAATCTCATTCCTGCCTTTCACCTCAAACACGATTATACGGTCAAGCCCGATTTGATGGACATCTTCAAGTATGTAGCCTTCCAGGTGCTTTCTTAAAAGCATGCAGAACATCGGCGGCTCTGAAGGGTTTTCGTGTGTTTCATTCGTCAGCTGGACTCTCGCATAGCTTGGATGGGCTGACAGCAAAAGCCTGTGATTCTTTCCATTTGCCCGCACAACTAAAATGATTTCATTTTTATATGGCTGCTGAATCTTATTGATTCTGCCGCCCTTTAAAGTATCTATGAGCTCTTTCGTCATAGCTCTTGTGAACAAACCATCAAATGACATATCGGAACATCCTCTTCTATTAAAAATAACATTAGATATACATTATTCTTTCATTTATTAAATAAAAATCAAGTTTTACTGCTTGGTCTTTCTATTTTCAGGCGTCTTCCGCTTTTCTAATGCTGTCTAGCTCCAGGCGCCATCGGCTCGAGGTCAAAAGCTTGTCGCCGATAAGCGGGCGCCTTCCGCTTTTCTAATATTGTCTAGCTCCAGCGCCTACCCCCTCGAGGTCACAAGCCTGACCTCCCAAAAAGGCAAAGGACGCCTTTCCGGTAGCCCCGTCTTGTGCTTGTCGGGGGTGGGCAAGGCGCTTCCGCTTTTCTTTTTAATAATAGCATTTTTTTGGACAGGGCTGAATATGCTTTCTTTAGAGTGAGATTGGACAACTCTGCCTTGTTTTAGCAGAAGAGGATAGTCTGCCATCTGGTGGATTCCCTTAAAGTCTGGCTGTGAGTGCTTACGGGATTTTTCTCGATGATATTATCCTGCACCCAGGCACTCATGGCTTTTCTCAAACCACAAAGGAGGAAGTGTGATGTCCGGATGAAGTTCCATGAAATGAATGAAAGGGAGGTTGAGCAGGCCTTAAATACCGACATTAAGGCAGGCTTAACAGAGGACGATGTAAAAAAACGCCACAAACAATATGGCTTTAATGAATTGAAAGAGGGAGAAAAGCAGTCTGCTTTACTCTTATTTTTTAGTCAATTTAAAGATTTCATGGTTCTTGTTTTATTAGCTGCCACCTTGATTTCGGGGCTGCTTGGTGAATATATTGATGCGATTGCCATTATTGCAATTGTAATCATAAATGGGTTTCTGGGCTTTTTTCAGGAAAGGAAAGCGGAAAAGTCGCTAAGTGCACTAAAAGAGTTATCCGCTCCCCAAGTAATTGCTCTCCGGGAGGGAGAGTGGAAGAAAATCCCTTCCAAAGAAGTGGCCGTCGGGGATCTGCTTAAATTTTCTACGGGCGACAGAGTGGGTGCCGATGTAAGAATAGTAGAATCCAATAGCCTTGAGGTTGAGGAGTCTGCTTTAACGGGAGAGTCGCTGCCAGTTCAAAAGAGGACCGGATCCCTGAAAACACCTAACCTCGCTATTGGCGATATGGAAAATATGGCTTTTATGGGTACAATGGTGACCCGCGGCAATGGATTGGGTGTAGTTGTCGGTACAGGGATGAATACCGCCATGGGACAAATTGCTGATCTTCTGCAAAATGCCGAAACCATGACAACACCGCTTCAGCGGAGATTGGAACAGCTCGGCAAAATCCTCATTACGGCAGCGATTTTCCTTACAGTTCTCGTTGTTGCGGCAGGTGTGATGCAGGGACAGGAATTATATACAATGTTCCTTGCTGGTGTCTCATTGGCTGTTGCGGCAATTCCCGAAGGGCTGCCTGCCATTGTCACGGTGGCGCTCTCGCTTGGTGTTCAAAGAATGATCAGGAAAAAGGCAATAGTACGGAAGCTTCCTGCAGTTGAAACACTTGGCTGTGCGTCTGTTATTTGTTCAGACAAAACCGGAACCATGACCCAAAACAAAATGACCGTTACCCATCTCTGGAGCGGAGGGAAAGAATGGAGAGTAGATGGAGTCGGGTATGAACCGCAAGGGCAGTTTTATCGAAATGAGAGCCAAATTGAGCCGAAAAGTGATAAAGCGCTCCAGCAGATGCTGATGTTTGGCATGCTATGCAACCATGCGGAAATACAGCAGAAAAACAATGAGTTTGTGATTGACGGGGACCCAACTGAAGGTGCTCTCCTTGTAGCAGCCATGAAAGCTGGTTATAACAGGAGCAGTCTGCTGAATCAATTTCAGATTATTAATGAATTTCCGTTTGACTCTGCCAGAAAAATGATGAGTGTTGTGGTAAAGGATCATAATGGAAGACAATTTATTGTTACCAAAGGTGCTCCCGATGTCTTAGTCGGGAAAAGCGAATCGGTTCTTTGGGAGGGAAGGCGGCAGATTCTTTCGAGGGAGCTTTCAGGTGAAATTCAGGCAGCCATAGAAGATCTGGCTTCACAAGCATTGAGAACGATCGCGATTGGCTATAAAGAAATCCCATCTAAAAATGTCATTCTTGATGAAAAAGAGGCGGAGAAGGGATTAACTTTTATCGGGCTGCAGGGGATGATTGATCCGCCAAGGCCGGAGGTTAAAGAAGCAGTCAAGGAGTGCAGGGAAGCAGGAATCAAAACGATCATGATCACAGGAGATCATGTGATTACAGCACAGGCCATTGCCAAACAGTTAGGCATTTTAACAGAAGGTTCCAAAGTACTTCAGGGCAAAGACCTGGCAGAGATGTCTGTAGAAGACCTGGAAGAAGTGGTTGAGGATGTCACAGTATTTGCCAGAGTATCACCTGAGCATAAATTGAAAATTGTCAAGGCTCTCCAGAATAGAGGTCATATCGTTGCCATGACAGGTGATGGAGTCAATGATGCTCCTGCCATTAAAGCAGCAGATATTGGCATTTCAATGGGCATTACAGGCACAGATGTTGCTAAAGAGGCATCTGCACTTGTATTGCTTGATGATAATTTTGCTACCATAAAAGCCGCGATAAAAGAAGGAAGAAATATATACGAAAATATCCGCAAGTTCATCAGGTATTTGCTAGCATCAAATGTTGGCGAGATTCTGGTTATGCTGTTTGCTATGCTTCTAGCCCTTCCACTGCCATTAGTGCCAATTCAGATTCTCTGGGTGAACCTCGTAACGGATGGACTTCCGGCAATGGCTCTGGGCCTTGATCAGCCTGAGGAGAATGTGATGAAGCGGAAACCAAGGAGCCCTAAGGAAGGTGTCTTTTCAAGAGGGCTTGGCTGGAAAGTGGTTTCAAGGGGATTTTTAATTGGCCTTGTGACATTACTGGCGTTTATTTTTGCCTACCGGGCAAATCCGGATCATCTTGCATACGCACAGACAGTAGCGTTTGCCACATTGGTAATGGCTCAGCTGATCCATGTATTTGATTGCCGAAGTGAAAAATCCGTGTTTTCAAGAAATCCATTTGGCAATAAATATTTAGTCTGGGCAGTCATCTCTTCCCTGGTTTTAGTGCTGATTGTCATATACTATCCGCCGCTTCAGCCAATTTTCCACACTGTCCCTATTGAATTGCGCGACTGGTTTATGATCACAGGACTCTCAGCCATTCCAACATTTTTACTGGCAGGCACATTTTTGGCAAGAAAAACAAAATAAAATATGTTATAATCCTTTAGGTAGTAGAGAAGAACTCTATTACCTTTCTTTTTTGCGCAAACATATAAATCTCCATCACTACTTGATTTTTATACATAAAATGCACAGGCACCATGCCGCTAACTGAAAGTAAGTGCTTTTTATAAGCTGTGCTTTTCCCAAAAGGAAGTGTGAGAAATGGCAGTAAGCATGACCGGTTATGGCAGAAGCAAAAAAGATTCCGGGCAAGGCTCCATTACGGTTGAAATCAAAACTGTAAATCATCGTTTTTCCGAATTTCAAATAAGAATGCCCAGACAGCTGATGCATATTGAAGACAAAATAAAGAAAAAGCTTAATAGGCATATCAAAAGAGGAAGAATCGAGGTTTTTATCACCGTTGACGGTGATGTCCTGGCCAGCAGGAAAGTAAATGTTGACTGGGAACTATTAGATGAATATTATCAATACATAACTGCAATT
It encodes the following:
- the pyrE gene encoding orotate phosphoribosyltransferase → MKHKIAEKLLDIKAVALNPNDPFTWSSGLRSPIYCDNRLTLSFPEVRKEIAAGLQAIILDKFPEAELIAGTATAGIPHAAWVSDNMELPMCYVRSKAKGHGKGKQIEGKADKGQKVVVVEDLISTGGSAITAVKALREAGCEVLGVAAIFTYQLQKGKEMLAEEHIEAYTLTDIEALTEVAVEKGYIQEEDMNKLIEWRKDPAEWGKAIQF
- the pyrF gene encoding orotidine-5'-phosphate decarboxylase, giving the protein MKKKPLIIALDFPGKKEVHHFLQGFENEKLFLKVGMELFYQEGPSIVHDLKEQGHDIFLDLKLHDIPNTVKSAMKRLAGLGCDMVNVHAAGGKAMMEAACEGLEAGSTGKRPSCIAVTQLTSTSEQQMKSDQLIAVSLNESVLHYANLAKEAGLDGVVCSSFEAREIGLQIGSSFLTVTPGIRLSSDDDGDQKRVATPEFARKEGASAIVVGRSITRAENPFEKYIQCKQSWEGVLNEA
- a CDS encoding Rqc2 family fibronectin-binding protein; the protein is MSFDGLFTRAMTKELIDTLKGGRINKIQQPYKNEIILVVRANGKNHRLLLSAHPSYARVQLTNETHENPSEPPMFCMLLRKHLEGYILEDVHQIGLDRIIVFEVKGRNEIGDTSYKQLIVEIMGRHSNITLVDKSRNIILDSIKHVSYAVNSHRAILPGQEYILPPSQDKLNPFEADEEAILRKIDFNSGKVDKQLVAGFAGISPLFAKEVMHHAGLVNRTTVPKSFQHFIDLLKDHTIRPAITEGEHKESFYLLPLQHIKGECREFNSLSEMLDRFYFGKAERDRVKQQSNDLERFIINEKEKNEKKIEKLKRTLHEAENADKHQLYGELITANIYAIQKGMKETEVINYYDENGASVIIPLDPQKTPSENAQKYFTRYQKAKNAVIAVKEQIKKAEEEAAYFESLLQQVETASTRDIAEIREELTEGGYIRERQKRGNKKQQNLKPVLDRYAATDGTEILVGKNNKQNDYLTNKLAARDEIWLHTKDIPGSHVVIRSKEPAENTILEAASLAAYFSKARNSSSVPVDFTQVRHVKKPSGAKPGFVIYDNQQTVYVTPDEETVLSLKQNL
- a CDS encoding dihydroorotate dehydrogenase, whose amino-acid sequence is MNSLNVSLPGLELKNPIMPASGCFGFGREFSQLYDLSQLGAIMIKATTLEPRFGNPTPRVAETSAGMLNAIGLQNPGLEKVVNEELAWLEQYDVPIIANVAGSQEEDYIAVARKISASPNVHALELNISCPNVKTGGIAFGTIPEIAKNLTKKVKEVSEVPVYVKLSPNVTNIVEMAKAAEDGGADGLTMINTLVGMRIDLKTGNPILANKSGGLSGPAIKPVALRMIYEVSQQVSLPIIGMGGIESAEDVIEYFYAGASAVAVGTANFVDPFVCPKIIGELPELIKKLGYEHISECTGRSWKKHEKKAAHYCS
- a CDS encoding dihydroorotate dehydrogenase electron transfer subunit; amino-acid sequence: MRQEQCKVISQIKLAENIYELTLQGELVHEMKEPGQFVHLKISEGYDPMLRRPISIAEISPDESQFKMIYRAEGRGTALLSEKKPGDYTDVLGPLGNGFPISEAGRGETALLVGGGIGVPPLYELSNQLLNRGVKVIHVLGFQSAGAVFYEEKFSRLGETYLATVDGSAGMKGFVTDVINRLNIDFDVLYSCGPTPMLKALENQFPHKKVFLSLEERMGCGIGACFACVCHTGDDPEGYSYKKVCSDGPVFKAGEVVL